In Bombina bombina isolate aBomBom1 chromosome 6, aBomBom1.pri, whole genome shotgun sequence, a single genomic region encodes these proteins:
- the NXNL1 gene encoding nucleoredoxin-like protein 1 yields the protein MLPALQMYWCPHKREKLQVHQGLANINMADLFVGKVLVKNNRDQDELDTEREVWQRLENRVVLLYFSESGSSKCQEFAPLLKDFFVKLTDEFYVNRSAQLVLIYVSRDESEEEQDDFLKDMPKRWLFLPYEDEEFRRELEAHFSVSDVPTLVVLKPSGQVISPNAVEEVVRLGTLCFKNWQEVSEIIDRNFLLPEFTDDIASRSVSDPIRRLKYKVESTNKKKDRVSKYDEEEGGGGEGGGDTGFF from the exons ATGTACTGGTGTCCACATAAAAGGGAGAAATTACAAGTTCACCAAGGACTGGCTAACATTAATATGGCAGACCTCTTCGTAGGTAAAGTGTTGGTGAAAAATAACCGCGACCAGGATGAATTGGACACAGAACGGGAAGTGTGGCAGCGTCTGGAAAACCGAGTTGTCCTTTTGTACTTTAGTGAATCTGGAAGTTCTAAGTGCCAGGAGTTTGCTCCTCTTCTAAAGGATTTTTTCGTAAAGCTGACCGATGAATTCTATGTGAATCGATCAGCCCAGTTAGTCTTAATTTACGTATCCAGAGATGAAAGTGAAGAGGAACAAGATGATTTTCTGAAGGACATGCCTAAGCGCTGGCTTTTTTTACCCTATGAGGATGAAGAGTTTAGAAG GGAACTTGAAGCCCACTTTTCTGTGTCGGATGTTCCCACCCTTGTTGTCCTCAAACCTTCAGGGCAAGTGATCTCTCCCAATGCTGTGGAGGAAGTGGTCAGGTTGGGAACTCTCTGTTTTAAGAATTGGCAAGAGGTCTCGGAAATCATTGACCGAAATTTCCTGTTACCAGAATTCACTGATGACATTGCTTCCAGAAGTGTTAGTGACCCAATCCGTCGGCTTAAGTACAAAGTGGAAAGCACCAATAAGAAGAAAGACAGGGTATCAAAGTATGATGAAGAGGAAGGCGGTGGTGGAGAGGGAGGTGGGGACACTGGATTCTTCTGA